The following is a genomic window from Terriglobia bacterium.
TCAAGGTGGACGCCGGCTTGGATTCCCATCGAAAACTCAAGGTCAAGCTGAAGGGCGCCACGGACTTTTACCGCAAGGCCATCCTTTACTATCCCGAACGTCTGCCTCCTTGCGGCCCGGCGCCGGCAGCGCCATAAAAAAACGCGCCCAACCCGGGCGCGTTTGGTTTTGCAGATAATGGTGGTTTACTTCTTTTCGTCTTTTCCTTCTTCGCCGCCTTCTTCCGGGGCCGCGGCTTTCTGCTGTTCTTCCATCTGTTTGCGGACTTCTTCCTGGCGCTTGGCCCGGGCTTCTGACCGCTTGGCCCGCTTGGCTTCAATCACCTTCTCGCTGCCCAGCAGTTCGATGTAACAGGTCTCCCCGCCATCGCCCGTGCGCCATCCTTTGTGGATGATGCGCAGGTAGCCGCCATTGCGGTCGCCGAAGCGCGGGCCCAGGGTTTCAAAAAGCCGCTCCACCGATTCGCGCGTCATCAGGAAGGCGGCGGCCAGGCGGCGTGCCGCCACGTCGCCCCGCTTGCCCAGGGTGATCATTTTCTCCACGTGCGGGCGCATGGCTTTGGCCTTGGCCGGTGTGGTCTCAATGCGTTCTTCCATGACCAGTGAAGTCACCAGGTTGCGCAAAAGCGCGCGCCGGTGGCTGGTATTGCGTCCGAGTTTCTTGACTGCTCCGCGATGTCGCATGACAGGTCCTTAAGATTAGCAATTGCACGATTTTGTAATTTGGTAATTGGGACTGGATTGAGCTCTGCAAAATTACTCAATTACCAAATTTCTCAATTACCAATTGCTTTAAAATTCCGCTCCGTCGCCTTCGCCGCCCATGGGCACCGGCGATGGCATGTTGCTGGTGGGCCCAGGGACCGCGTTCCCCTGGTCGTCAATTTTCATCCCCAGCGAAAGCCCCATGGACGCCAGGATTTCCTTGATCTCATTGAGTGACTTGCGGCCGAAATTCTTGGTCTTGAGCATCTCGGCTTCCGTCTTCTGCACCAGTTCGCCGATGGTCTGGATATTGGCGTTCTTCAGGCAGTTGTAACTGCGTACGGAAAGCTCCAGCTCTTCCACCGAGCGGTTCAGGTTCTCATTCTTGATCAGGGGTTTCTCTTCGCCGCGCGACTCGGTTTCCAGCTCCTCTTCAAAGTTGATGAAGATGGTCATGTGGTCCTTGAGCAGCTTGGCGGCCAGGCCCAGCGCGTCCGCCGGCACGATGGAACCGTTGGTCCAGATTTCAATGTCCAGTTTGTCGTAGTCGGTGATCTGGCCCAGGCGGGCGGCTTCCACCGTGTAGTTCACCTTGCGCACCGGCGAGTGCACCGAATCAATGGGAATAAATCCCAGGCCCAGGTCGTCGTCAAAGTTTTTGTCG
Proteins encoded in this region:
- the rplQ gene encoding 50S ribosomal protein L17 → MRHRGAVKKLGRNTSHRRALLRNLVTSLVMEERIETTPAKAKAMRPHVEKMITLGKRGDVAARRLAAAFLMTRESVERLFETLGPRFGDRNGGYLRIIHKGWRTGDGGETCYIELLGSEKVIEAKRAKRSEARAKRQEEVRKQMEEQQKAAAPEEGGEEGKDEKK
- a CDS encoding DNA-directed RNA polymerase subunit alpha, yielding MVLWRGFQKPKRLATDTETLTDKYGRFYAQPFERGFGTTSGNALRRVLLSSIEGAAVTAVKIEGVLHEFQSIPGVVEDATDIILNLKQIPFKLAGDGPKAIYLKADQPGVITSGMIEADGDVEVLDKTVYIATVSEGGKLDMEMRLKRGRGYVAADKNFDDDLGLGFIPIDSVHSPVRKVNYTVEAARLGQITDYDKLDIEIWTNGSIVPADALGLAAKLLKDHMTIFINFEEELETESRGEEKPLIKNENLNRSVEELELSVRSYNCLKNANIQTIGELVQKTEAEMLKTKNFGRKSLNEIKEILASMGLSLGMKIDDQGNAVPGPTSNMPSPVPMGGEGDGAEF